One segment of Carya illinoinensis cultivar Pawnee chromosome 13, C.illinoinensisPawnee_v1, whole genome shotgun sequence DNA contains the following:
- the LOC122291933 gene encoding uncharacterized protein Mb0911c produces the protein MASNLSPAFAYTVVYVKDVAKSVAFYAKAFGHSVRRLDESHRWGELESGQTTIAFTPLHQHETDDLTGAVQTARSSGQRQPVEVCFAYPDVDAAYKRAVENGAVPVSEPETKEWGQKVGYVRDMDGIVVRMGSYVNPPKQD, from the exons ATGGCGTCTAACCTAAGCCCAGCATTTGCCTACACAGTCGTATACGTGAAGGACGTGGCCAAGTCGGTGGCATTCTACGCCAAAGCCTTCGGCCACAGTGTCCGTCGTTTAGACGAATCTCACAG GTGGGGAGAGCTAGAGAGCGGACAGACCACCATAGCGTTTACACCGCTGCACCAGCACGAGACCGATGACCTAACCGGTGCTGTGCAGACCGCCAGGTCCAGTGGCCAGAGACAGCCGGTTGAGGTTTGCTTTGCCTACCCAGATGTCGATGCTGCCtacaag AGGGCGGTGGAGAATGGTGCGGTGCCGGTGAGCGAGCCGGAAACAAAAGAATGGGGCCAGAAAGTTGGTTACGTGCGTGATATGGACGGGATCGTGGTGAGGATGGGGAGCTACGTGAACCCACCCAAACAAGACTGA
- the LOC122292051 gene encoding uncharacterized protein LOC122292051 isoform X2, with product MGDSLNSSRLSRGSEATSVTTAKKVSKTSLVASCPKAPSLNTFSHIALGSHGIFSRGAVGHAALFLLKVAALETLRRFSKAKCPFAWRGLQTLQMLCYPPFKWIQRWAPFKGLVEGMQVLSRPILVLSIATAFSDEAECSSGTSDGVSDSHTHSELGSDLSSVQSNMDTRTSDESPESLASENWLIQLHNELKNQGICLPERINDDELHRFYTAANGDFTFLLSSIKKTIHWRETYRILSAQELEIWSDMIFWHGFDVKHRPCLIVRLGLATITLSSHDKPRFAQAVISQVEHGVLHLVDAEDSQITVLVDCDGLSPLKVPMQMMRSCSSLLQDHFPNRLGCLFVIHLPPVVRVLAQTFIQVLKPITRKKLRIEGEMYKKVLSENLGILPSYLGVVSGDEDLRLRHPENEIDAHLNGNYDQVLRTAMISILMLWAFIAVIAGLWDPESRPSLPH from the exons ATGGGAGACTCATTGAATAGTTCCAGGTTAAGCAGAGGCTCTGAAGCAACGAGTGTCACCACTGCAAAAAAGGTGTCTAAAACAAGTTTAGTGGCTTCTTGCCCTAAAGCTCCTTCTCTAAATACTTTTAGCCACATAGCTCTGGGAAGCCATGGTATATTTTCAAGAGGTGCAGTTGGCCATGCCGCATTGTTTTTACTCAAAGTTGCTGCTTTAGAGACGTTAAGAAGGTTCTCAAAGGCTAAATGTCCATTTGCATGGCGTGGTCTTCAGACTTTGCAAATGTTATGCTATCCACCATTCAAGTGGATTCAAAGATGGGCTCCGTTCAAGGGTTTGGTGGAAGGCATGCAg GTACTGTCAAGGCCTATTCTAGTCCTTTCAATTGCAACAGCTTTCTCTGATGAAGCAGAGTGTAGCAGTGGAACCTCAGATGGTGTCAGTGATTCTCATACACATTCAGAACTAGGTTCGGATCTGTCCTCTGTACAGTCTAATATGGATACAAG GACTTCTGATGAATCTCCTGAAAGTCTGGCATCTGAAAACTGGTTGATACAACTGCATAACGAGCTGAAAAATCAAGGGATTTGCTTGCCAGAAAG AATTAATGACGATGAGCTCCATAGATTTTACACTGCTGCTAATGGTGACTTTACATTCTTGCTCTCGTCAATTAAGAAGACGATCCATTGGAGAGAGACCTACAGAATTCTTTCAGCACAAGAACTTGAGATTTGGTCAGATATGATTTTCTGGCATGGATTTGATGTGAAGCACCGACCTTGCCTCATCGTGCGGCTTGGACTCGCTACCATCACCCTGTCCTCTCATGACAAACCTCGCTTCGCTCAAGCAGTTA TATCTCAGGTAGAGCATGGAGTCTTGCATTTGGTTGATGCAGAAGATTCACAAATAACAGTTTTGGTGGATTGTGACGGGTTATCTCCCTTGAAAGTTCCCATGCAAATGATGAGATCCTGTTCTTCCCTTCTGCAAGATCACTTCCCAAACCGTcttggttgtttgtttgttaTACATCTTCCTCCAGTTGTTCGTGTTCTTGCTCAAACTTTTATTCAG GTTCTGAAGCCCATCACTCGAAAAAAGCTGAGGATTGAAGGGGAGATGTACAAGAAGGTACTCTCCGAGAACCTTGGAATACTTCCATCTTATCTTGGTG TTGTGAGCGGTGATGAGGATCTACGTCTACGCCACCCAGAGAATGAAATTGATGCTCATCTGAATGGTAACTACGACCAGGTTTTGAGAACTGCCATGATAAGCATCCTCATGTTGTGGGCTTTCATTGCTGTTATTGCTGGGTTATGGGATCCTGAAAGCCGTCCTTCTTTGCCTCATTAA
- the LOC122292051 gene encoding uncharacterized protein LOC122292051 isoform X1, with the protein MGDSLNSSRLSRGSEATSVTTAKKVSKTSLVASCPKAPSLNTFSHIALGSHGIFSRGAVGHAALFLLKVAALETLRRFSKAKCPFAWRGLQTLQMLCYPPFKWIQRWAPFKGLVEGMQVLSRPILVLSIATAFSDEAECSSGTSDGVSDSHTHSELGSDLSSVQSNMDTRTSDESPESLASENWLIQLHNELKNQGICLPERINDDELHRFYTAANGDFTFLLSSIKKTIHWRETYRILSAQELEIWSDMIFWHGFDVKHRPCLIVRLGLATITLSSHDKPRFAQAVISQVEHGVLHLVDAEDSQITVLVDCDGLSPLKVPMQMMRSCSSLLQDHFPNRLGCLFVIHLPPVVRVLAQTFIQVLKPITRKKLRIEGEMYKKVLSENLGILPSYLGGKCSCTKCSTLSICLARPMDRMNNIQPVAVVSGDEDLRLRHPENEIDAHLNGNYDQVLRTAMISILMLWAFIAVIAGLWDPESRPSLPH; encoded by the exons ATGGGAGACTCATTGAATAGTTCCAGGTTAAGCAGAGGCTCTGAAGCAACGAGTGTCACCACTGCAAAAAAGGTGTCTAAAACAAGTTTAGTGGCTTCTTGCCCTAAAGCTCCTTCTCTAAATACTTTTAGCCACATAGCTCTGGGAAGCCATGGTATATTTTCAAGAGGTGCAGTTGGCCATGCCGCATTGTTTTTACTCAAAGTTGCTGCTTTAGAGACGTTAAGAAGGTTCTCAAAGGCTAAATGTCCATTTGCATGGCGTGGTCTTCAGACTTTGCAAATGTTATGCTATCCACCATTCAAGTGGATTCAAAGATGGGCTCCGTTCAAGGGTTTGGTGGAAGGCATGCAg GTACTGTCAAGGCCTATTCTAGTCCTTTCAATTGCAACAGCTTTCTCTGATGAAGCAGAGTGTAGCAGTGGAACCTCAGATGGTGTCAGTGATTCTCATACACATTCAGAACTAGGTTCGGATCTGTCCTCTGTACAGTCTAATATGGATACAAG GACTTCTGATGAATCTCCTGAAAGTCTGGCATCTGAAAACTGGTTGATACAACTGCATAACGAGCTGAAAAATCAAGGGATTTGCTTGCCAGAAAG AATTAATGACGATGAGCTCCATAGATTTTACACTGCTGCTAATGGTGACTTTACATTCTTGCTCTCGTCAATTAAGAAGACGATCCATTGGAGAGAGACCTACAGAATTCTTTCAGCACAAGAACTTGAGATTTGGTCAGATATGATTTTCTGGCATGGATTTGATGTGAAGCACCGACCTTGCCTCATCGTGCGGCTTGGACTCGCTACCATCACCCTGTCCTCTCATGACAAACCTCGCTTCGCTCAAGCAGTTA TATCTCAGGTAGAGCATGGAGTCTTGCATTTGGTTGATGCAGAAGATTCACAAATAACAGTTTTGGTGGATTGTGACGGGTTATCTCCCTTGAAAGTTCCCATGCAAATGATGAGATCCTGTTCTTCCCTTCTGCAAGATCACTTCCCAAACCGTcttggttgtttgtttgttaTACATCTTCCTCCAGTTGTTCGTGTTCTTGCTCAAACTTTTATTCAG GTTCTGAAGCCCATCACTCGAAAAAAGCTGAGGATTGAAGGGGAGATGTACAAGAAGGTACTCTCCGAGAACCTTGGAATACTTCCATCTTATCTTGGTGGTAAGTGCTCATGCACAAAATGTTCAACCTTAAGCATCTGTCTCGCACGGCCTATGGATAGGATGAACAATATTCAGCCTGTTGCAGTTGTGAGCGGTGATGAGGATCTACGTCTACGCCACCCAGAGAATGAAATTGATGCTCATCTGAATGGTAACTACGACCAGGTTTTGAGAACTGCCATGATAAGCATCCTCATGTTGTGGGCTTTCATTGCTGTTATTGCTGGGTTATGGGATCCTGAAAGCCGTCCTTCTTTGCCTCATTAA
- the LOC122290942 gene encoding uncharacterized protein LOC122290942 — protein MSSLPCDPPTVPESNAEDIMKSLQALQTIPTAHQDLPSYFFLFCMKFLHCNLLAKPSAYKKGKTIRNDENNGISLHGVSSNLPMKVSWNRLMPAFKCSLSLGLAVLFGLLYNKENGYWSGLSVAISLASAREATFKVANVKAQGTVLGSVYGVLGCSLFGKFLPIVFLSLLPWFIFTSFLQRSRMYGQAGGISAVIGAVIILSRKNFGPPSQFAMARITETFIGLSCSIMVELLLQPTRASTLARTQLSKCLGTLPACVASVSLGCNSNISELEENQRRLEIQVSELGKIIKEADVEPNFWFLPFHSACYIKIFESLSKMGDILLFSAHAVGLLEQASQGSIADSWKELVNKLEDHDLKLFKEMVCSSIKCYERVTSMKFLTLLEKELAKNKFSCDLELGKSRSYPNMIIMESNLDEHVMEKIIDLYLLHSKELLDKIQVESTDHDELKYYSQRVLGLTALGYCISSLVRESAEIGKEIKELVQWENPSS, from the coding sequence ATGAGCTCTTTGCCTTGTGATCCACCTACTGTTCCCGAGTCCAATGCAGAAGATATAATGAAGTCCCTCCAAGCCCTTCAAACCATTCCAACAGCCCACCAAGATTTACCCTCctatttcttcttattttgcATGAAATTCCTTCACTGCAATTTATTGGCCAAACCGTCTGCTTACAAAAAAGGCAAAACAATTCGGAATGATGAAAATAATGGGATCTCCTTACATGGGGTCTCGAGCAATTTGCCCATGAAGGTAAGTTGGAATAGGCTAATGCCAGCATTCAAATGCTCACTTTCCCTGGGCCTTGCAGTGCTATTTGGGTTGCTCTATAACAAGGAAAATGGGTACTGGTCAGGACTCTCTGTAGCGATCAGTCTTGCATCAGCCAGGGAGGCAACATTCAAAGTTGCCAACGTTAAAGCTCAGGGGACTGTCTTGGGTAGCGTGTATGGAGTACTGGGTTGCTCACTTTTTGGAAAATTCTTGCCAATAGTATTCTTATCTCTTCTCCCTTGGTTCATTTTCACGAGCTTTCTACAGCGTAGCCGGATGTATGGCCAGGCCGGAGGAATTTCTGCAGTAATCGGGGCAGTAATCATCCTGAGCAGGAAAAATTTTGGTCCTCCAAGTCAATTTGCGATGGCAAGAATTACTGAAACCTTCATTGGATTGTCATGTTCAATAATGGTTGAACTACTCTTGCAGCCTACCAGAGCTTCAACCCTGGCGAGAACTCAACTCTCTAAATGTCTTGGGACATTGCCCGCCTGTGTCGCCTCAGTAAGCCTCGGATGCAACAGCAACATATCCGAATTGGAAGAGAACCAAAGGAGGCTTGAAATCCAAGTAAGCGAGCTTGGGAAGATCATTAAGGAAGCTGATGTGGAACCCAATTTCTGGTTTTTGCCTTTTCATAGTGCTTGCTACATTAAGATATTCGAGTCTTTATCAAAAATGGGTGATATCCTGCTTTTTAGTGCTCATGCGGTGGGATTACTTGAGCAAGCATCACAAGGATCAATTGCGGATTCTTGGAAAGAGCTTGTCAATAAGCTAGAAGATCATGACCTTAAACTCTTCAAGGAAATGGTTTGCTCTTCAATAAAATGTTATGAACGAGTCACTTCgatgaaattcctcacattacTCGAAAAGGAGCTTGCTAAGAATAAGTTTTCTTGTGATCTCGAGTTGGGAAAATCAAGAAGTTACCCAAACATGATTATCATGGAATCAAATTTAGATGAACATGTGATGGAGAAAATAATAGATTTATATCTCTTACATTCAAAAGAACTTCTGGACAAAATTCAGGTTGAAAGTACTGATCACGACGAGCTCAAGTACTACAGCCAAAGGGTTTTAGGCTTGACTGCCCTGGGGTATTGCATCAGCAGTTTAGTGAGAGAGTCCGCTGAGATTGGAAAGGAAATCAAGGAACTCGTTCAATGGGAGAATCcttctagctag